In Aptenodytes patagonicus chromosome 6, bAptPat1.pri.cur, whole genome shotgun sequence, one genomic interval encodes:
- the STRIT1 gene encoding sarcoplasmic/endoplasmic reticulum calcium ATPase regulator DWORF: MQYHAQVPLSRLVVPILLAVGWIVGCALMVYIVFS; the protein is encoded by the exons ATGCAATATCACG CCCAAGTCCCGCTTTCACGTCTCGTTGTACCTATACTCCTTGCAGTTGGCTGGATAGTGGGTTGTGCCCTAATGGTTTACATTGTCTTCTCTTGA